From the Gemmatimonadota bacterium genome, the window ATGACGGGATGCTCGTCCAGGGCGACGGCGGTAATCCCGGCCATCAGATCGTACCAGGACGGGCGGTAAGCCTCTTCGAACAACGACGAAAGCGCGGAAACGTCTGCCTCGGTGTTCATGGTGACCGGCGCCGTGGTCTGATGTGATTCGGCCATCCGGCGGGCGATGACCTGCCGCATGTCGCCCTGGCCGGCGCCGGCTTTACCGTCCGTCCTATCCACCGCAGGATCGAGCCGCCGGCCGCCTTCGTGCCGGCGGGCGGCTTCGAGCACGTCCCTTTCCACGATCCGGCCCGATCGTCCGGTACCTTTCAATGAACGCCAGTCGATGCCCGCGGACTGTGCCGCGCGGCGGGCCCGGGGACTGATGGCGGGGGCGTCCTGCGCTCGAGGGGCGCCCTCGGCGGTTCCGGCGTTCGATAGGGTTGGTGCGGCCGCGGCGCTTCCGCCCGTTCCGGCCTTGACGACTTCGCTCTCCGTATCGTCCGCTCTCCCCACATTCGGATCAAAGGTCTCGAGTTCTGCTTTGGCTACGACGTAGCCCAGGAGCGTCCCCACGGGCACGTTCCGCCCCGGAGGCGGCGAAGCGTCCGGGATCTTCAGGATGCCGGCCTCGAAAGACTCGACCTCCGCCGCGGCCTTGTCGCCTTCGATAGTGCATACCATTTCGCCCTGGCGAACGGTCTCGCCGTCCTGTTTCAGCCATTCGACCAGCGTGCCTTCTTCCATGTTCCAGCCCAACCGGGGCATGACGATTTCGTAGGGCATGAGCCGTTCCTATTCCGCGAGCAGTTCGCGGACGGCCTGTTCGATCGATGCCCGGTCCGGGACGACGACCTGCTCGAGGGAAGGGCTGTAGGGCGTGGGCACGTGGGCGCCGTTCAGCCGCTTGATCGGCGCGTCGAGCTCGTCGAAGCCGTGTTCGGTCACGCGGGCGGAGATCTCCGCGCCGATCCCGCACGGCATGAAGGTCTCGTCCACGATGAGCAGCCTGCCCGTCTTCCGTACAGACGCGAGGATGGTATCCACGTCCAGGGGCGCCACGGTGCGCGGATCGACGATCTCCAGAGAAATCCCCTCGCCGGACAGTTCCTCCGCGACCTGAAGGGCATGGTGGACCATGACGGTAAGCGCCACGACCGTGGCATCGGTCCCCTCGCGAACGACCGCGGCCT encodes:
- a CDS encoding 2-oxo acid dehydrogenase subunit E2; the encoded protein is MPYEIVMPRLGWNMEEGTLVEWLKQDGETVRQGEMVCTIEGDKAAAEVESFEAGILKIPDASPPPGRNVPVGTLLGYVVAKAELETFDPNVGRADDTESEVVKAGTGGSAAAAPTLSNAGTAEGAPRAQDAPAISPRARRAAQSAGIDWRSLKGTGRSGRIVERDVLEAARRHEGGRRLDPAVDRTDGKAGAGQGDMRQVIARRMAESHQTTAPVTMNTEADVSALSSLFEEAYRPSWYDLMAGITAVALDEHPVMNASWRDGVVLNDGIHIGIAVDTSGGVIVPVIKDVPGKSLQEVSAATKQLIQAAQDGGLTLDQIEGGTFTLTNLGMYDVDAFTPIIHYPQCAILGLGRAVPRVVVVDESSGKTGVRRMMALSLTFDHRIVDGAPAARFLQRIKQMAEAPESVFGRADGIQNRPNDERN